The proteins below come from a single Parazoarcus communis genomic window:
- the plsY gene encoding glycerol-3-phosphate 1-O-acyltransferase PlsY, which yields MSVLLLLVAAYLLGSIPFALVSSRLFGLQDPRSYGSGNPGATNVLRSGNKAAAAFTLIGDCVKGWVAVSIALKLGFTAPEAALAGFAAFLGHVFTIFLRFNGGKGVATALGVLAGIDWRIALACLGAWLLIAAASRYSSAGSLGAAIVSPIAGYLLLGANPVIAVLLAMSAVLIWRHAANIQRLLAGTEGRLGSSKKS from the coding sequence ATGTCTGTCCTGCTTTTGCTTGTCGCTGCCTACCTGCTCGGCTCCATTCCTTTTGCGCTGGTTTCCAGCCGTCTGTTCGGCCTGCAGGATCCGCGCAGCTACGGTTCGGGCAACCCCGGCGCGACCAACGTATTGCGCAGCGGCAACAAGGCCGCGGCAGCCTTCACCCTGATTGGCGACTGCGTCAAGGGCTGGGTTGCGGTATCGATTGCACTCAAGCTGGGCTTCACCGCCCCTGAAGCGGCGCTTGCCGGCTTTGCCGCCTTCCTTGGCCACGTATTCACGATTTTTCTGCGCTTCAACGGCGGCAAGGGCGTCGCCACCGCACTTGGCGTGCTGGCCGGGATCGACTGGCGGATTGCGCTTGCCTGCCTTGGAGCCTGGCTGCTGATCGCCGCTGCGAGCCGATACTCGTCGGCTGGATCGCTTGGGGCAGCCATCGTCTCGCCGATAGCAGGCTACCTTCTGCTGGGCGCAAATCCGGTCATCGCAGTGCTGCTTGCCATGAGCGCGGTGCTGATCTGGCGTCACGCTGCCAATATCCAGCGCCTGCTGGCCGGCACCGAGGGCCGGCTGGGCAGCAGCAAGAAGAGCTGA
- a CDS encoding dihydroneopterin aldolase, with protein MDFIFIEELRVQAWVGIYPREKIAPQTVELHLTFGVPDAAAEQDDIADTINYAEVIERIRGELAERHFNLIETLGEFVVNLLFEEFGAPWVKIRIAKIGVMKGVRRVGVFIQRGREGVTLPPGMG; from the coding sequence ATGGATTTCATCTTCATCGAAGAGTTGCGGGTGCAGGCCTGGGTGGGCATCTATCCGCGGGAGAAAATCGCACCGCAGACAGTCGAGCTGCACCTGACCTTCGGGGTGCCCGATGCCGCAGCGGAGCAGGACGATATTGCGGATACGATCAATTATGCGGAAGTGATCGAGCGGATCCGGGGGGAATTGGCCGAGCGCCACTTCAACCTGATCGAAACGCTCGGCGAATTCGTCGTGAACCTGCTGTTCGAGGAGTTCGGTGCGCCGTGGGTAAAGATTCGCATCGCAAAAATCGGTGTGATGAAAGGCGTGCGCCGGGTTGGCGTATTCATTCAGCGCGGACGGGAAGGCGTTACCCTGCCGCCGGGAATGGGCTGA
- a CDS encoding H-NS family nucleoid-associated regulatory protein, protein MELGNLSLTELRRLQSKVETEIRRRSDTARRDLIKRMQKMAAEQGLSLDDVLGTSSTEKAAAKPAKAAKTPKAKKPAKVSVVKYRNPANPDQGWSGRGRKPQWALDWLAQGKSIEELAV, encoded by the coding sequence ATGGAACTTGGCAATCTGTCGCTGACCGAATTGCGCCGCCTGCAATCGAAAGTTGAAACCGAAATCCGGCGCCGCAGCGACACTGCGCGGCGCGACCTGATCAAGCGCATGCAGAAGATGGCTGCCGAACAAGGCCTGTCGCTCGATGACGTGCTCGGCACCTCGAGCACGGAGAAAGCTGCGGCAAAGCCGGCAAAGGCAGCCAAAACACCGAAGGCAAAAAAGCCGGCCAAGGTCAGTGTCGTCAAGTACCGCAACCCGGCCAACCCGGATCAGGGCTGGAGCGGTCGTGGCCGCAAGCCGCAATGGGCACTCGACTGGCTCGCCCAAGGCAAGTCGATCGAAGAACTCGCGGTCTGA
- the ybaK gene encoding Cys-tRNA(Pro) deacylase has translation MSKIEKHAPETPATRFLRQHGIAHSDHLYEYEEHGGTEVSSRELNVAEHAVIKTLIMEDENAQPLVMLMHGDHKVSTKELARQAGRKRIEPCKPEVANRHSGFLIGGTSPFGTRKKMPVYMEKSILDLPLIYINGGKRGYLVGIHPHDLLRVLQANLVQVAN, from the coding sequence ATGAGCAAAATTGAAAAACACGCACCGGAAACACCCGCAACCCGCTTCTTGCGACAGCACGGGATCGCCCACTCCGATCACCTCTACGAATATGAAGAGCACGGCGGGACAGAGGTCTCTTCACGCGAATTGAATGTGGCCGAACACGCCGTCATCAAGACCCTGATCATGGAAGACGAAAACGCCCAGCCGCTCGTCATGCTCATGCATGGCGACCACAAGGTTTCAACCAAGGAACTGGCGCGGCAGGCCGGTCGAAAGCGCATCGAACCGTGCAAACCGGAGGTCGCCAACCGGCACTCGGGCTTTCTGATCGGCGGCACGTCGCCCTTTGGCACCCGTAAGAAAATGCCCGTATACATGGAAAAATCGATTCTCGACCTGCCGCTGATCTATATTAATGGCGGCAAGCGCGGCTATCTGGTTGGCATTCACCCGCACGACCTGCTCCGCGTATTGCAGGCCAATCTTGTTCAGGTCGCAAACTGA
- the xerD gene encoding site-specific tyrosine recombinase XerD yields the protein MSRTPAPPLPDTLRDELDAFVDTLWLEHGLARNTLSGYRSDLALFGKWLAARGIPLQSAPAAELSAYLAEFSLRAKATSQRRLLSAWRRYYRHLLTQGRISEDPTLQLDSPLPSDRFPKTLSEVQVEALLAAPDTDTELGIRDRCMLEVLYACGLRVSELTELKLFAISLNEGVVRIMGKGSKERLVPLGEIASEWIARYVGDARNTLLAGRNCDAIFVTRRGSGMTRQMFWRIIKQYAVQVGIPVQRISPHTVRHAFATHLLNHGADLRVVQMLLGHADISTTQVYTHVARERLKQLHQLHHPRA from the coding sequence ATGAGCCGGACACCTGCACCTCCCCTGCCCGACACCTTGCGCGATGAGCTTGACGCCTTCGTCGACACCCTGTGGCTGGAGCACGGACTGGCGCGCAACACCCTGTCCGGCTACCGCAGCGACCTCGCCTTGTTCGGCAAATGGCTCGCCGCTCGCGGAATTCCCCTTCAATCGGCACCGGCAGCCGAGCTGAGCGCCTATCTGGCCGAATTCAGCCTGCGCGCCAAGGCCACCAGCCAGCGCCGACTGCTATCGGCCTGGCGGCGCTATTACCGCCATCTGCTGACGCAGGGCCGGATCAGCGAAGACCCCACCCTGCAACTGGATTCACCCCTGCCCTCCGACCGGTTTCCAAAGACGCTTTCGGAAGTCCAGGTCGAAGCCCTGCTCGCCGCCCCCGACACCGACACCGAACTCGGCATCCGGGATCGCTGCATGCTTGAGGTATTGTATGCATGTGGTCTGCGCGTTTCCGAACTGACCGAACTCAAGCTGTTCGCGATCAGCCTGAACGAAGGCGTGGTCCGCATCATGGGGAAAGGCAGCAAGGAACGACTCGTCCCGCTCGGTGAAATTGCATCCGAATGGATTGCCCGCTACGTCGGCGATGCCCGTAACACCTTGCTCGCCGGACGCAATTGCGACGCCATTTTTGTCACGCGGCGCGGTAGCGGAATGACAAGACAGATGTTCTGGCGGATCATCAAGCAATACGCCGTGCAGGTTGGCATTCCGGTACAGCGTATATCGCCGCACACCGTTCGACATGCGTTTGCCACCCACCTGCTCAATCACGGCGCCGATCTGCGGGTCGTGCAAATGCTGCTCGGCCATGCGGACATTTCGACCACGCAGGTTTATACGCATGTCGCCCGCGAACGCTTGAAACAACTTCATCAACTTCATCACCCGCGCGCCTGA
- a CDS encoding methylated-DNA--[protein]-cysteine S-methyltransferase — protein MPTRQPRQQAFAAVLNLPFGKFGIRIAGDSVTEMVFLPPDTPEQAPCSPVAAAVATHIRDWIASPGQALALPLAACGTAFQRRVRDALQAIPAGEVRTYGEIARLLDSAPRAVGQACGANPFPLAVPCHRVVAAQGIGGFANARDGYLIAAKRWLLNNEMQ, from the coding sequence ATGCCCACACGGCAACCCCGACAGCAAGCGTTCGCCGCCGTGCTGAACCTGCCCTTCGGCAAGTTCGGCATCCGTATCGCCGGCGATAGCGTCACAGAGATGGTATTTCTGCCGCCAGACACGCCAGAACAGGCTCCGTGCTCGCCGGTCGCTGCCGCGGTCGCCACTCATATCCGCGACTGGATCGCATCGCCAGGACAGGCGCTGGCGCTCCCCCTCGCTGCGTGCGGCACGGCCTTTCAGCGCCGGGTGCGGGATGCTCTGCAGGCTATTCCGGCGGGCGAGGTGCGCACCTACGGCGAAATAGCCCGCCTGCTCGACAGCGCCCCACGTGCAGTCGGGCAGGCCTGTGGTGCCAATCCGTTTCCGCTGGCCGTCCCCTGCCACCGCGTTGTCGCTGCACAGGGTATCGGCGGCTTTGCCAACGCCCGCGACGGCTACTTGATTGCCGCCAAGCGCTGGTTGCTGAACAACGAAATGCAATGA
- a CDS encoding glutamate-5-semialdehyde dehydrogenase translates to MDIQNYMQTLGRQARAASRLLAAASSEAKNTALLAMAADIRARAATLLAANAQDLEAARRAGLEPSMIDRLTLTEKGVEAIAVGLEQVAALPDPVGEITDVKRRPSGIQVGKMRVPLGVIGIIYEARPNVTADAAALCLKSGNAAILRGGSEALHCNQAIAECVRNGLAAAGLPEHAVQVVDTTDRAAVGALITMPEFVDVIVPRGGKGLIERISRESRVPVIKHLDGNCHVYVDDEADPTRIVPIVENSKTQRYGTCNTAESLLVSRTVADLCLPAIGTMLAGKGVEMRACPESLALLTEAGIAADKLVAATEQDWSEEYLGPIIAVKIVAGLDEAIEHINTYSSGHTESILTENYTNAMRFLREVDSASVMVNASTRFADGFEYGLGAEIGISTDKIHARGPVGLEGLTSQKWIVFGNGEIRR, encoded by the coding sequence ATGGACATCCAGAACTACATGCAAACTCTCGGGCGACAGGCCCGCGCCGCATCCCGTCTGCTGGCTGCGGCCTCATCCGAGGCCAAGAACACTGCCCTGCTGGCCATGGCAGCTGACATTCGGGCACGTGCCGCCACCTTGCTGGCCGCCAACGCGCAGGACCTTGAAGCTGCGCGTCGCGCCGGTCTCGAGCCGTCCATGATCGACCGCCTGACGCTCACCGAGAAGGGCGTCGAGGCCATCGCCGTCGGCCTCGAACAGGTCGCGGCACTGCCCGACCCGGTCGGCGAGATCACCGACGTCAAGCGCCGCCCGTCGGGCATTCAGGTCGGCAAGATGCGGGTGCCGCTCGGCGTCATCGGCATCATTTACGAAGCCCGGCCCAACGTCACAGCGGATGCTGCCGCGCTATGCCTCAAGTCAGGCAATGCGGCCATCCTGCGCGGTGGCAGCGAGGCCCTGCACTGCAACCAGGCGATTGCCGAGTGTGTGCGCAACGGACTTGCCGCCGCTGGTTTGCCGGAACATGCAGTACAGGTTGTCGACACCACCGACCGGGCTGCCGTCGGTGCCCTCATCACCATGCCCGAGTTCGTGGACGTTATCGTGCCGCGTGGAGGCAAGGGCCTGATCGAGCGCATCTCGCGCGAATCCAGAGTCCCCGTGATCAAGCACCTCGATGGCAACTGTCATGTGTACGTCGATGACGAAGCCGACCCGACGCGTATCGTACCCATCGTCGAGAACTCAAAGACCCAGCGCTACGGCACCTGCAACACCGCCGAGTCGCTGCTCGTTTCGCGCACGGTGGCCGACCTCTGCCTGCCCGCCATCGGCACCATGCTCGCCGGCAAAGGCGTCGAGATGCGCGCCTGCCCGGAATCACTCGCGCTGCTGACGGAAGCCGGCATCGCCGCCGACAAGCTCGTGGCCGCGACGGAGCAGGACTGGAGCGAGGAGTACCTCGGGCCGATCATCGCGGTGAAGATCGTTGCTGGCCTGGATGAAGCCATCGAGCACATCAACACCTACAGTTCGGGACACACCGAGTCGATCCTGACCGAGAATTACACGAACGCCATGCGCTTTCTGCGCGAGGTCGATTCGGCCTCCGTCATGGTGAATGCGTCCACGCGCTTCGCAGATGGTTTCGAATACGGCCTCGGCGCAGAGATCGGAATCTCGACCGACAAGATCCACGCCCGCGGCCCTGTCGGACTTGAAGGCCTGACCAGCCAGAAGTGGATCGTTTTCGGCAACGGAGAAATCCGCCGCTGA
- the holA gene encoding DNA polymerase III subunit delta: MNLRPDQLASQLDKPLAPLWVLFGNEPLLVLEAGDAIRASARRQGFSERETLVVGQGFRWESLTMAAGNMSLFGGEKLVDLRIPTGKPGREGGDALQRYLAHLPAGVLTLITLPELDWQTRKTAWFKALGEHGIIIELNAPERERLPAWIAHRLAAQQQSADPEALSFIADHVEGNLLAAHQEIRKLGLLHPEGKLSLEQIQDAVLNVARYDIDKLRQAVLEGDPARCARLLEGLKGEGAAPPLILWALANETRSLASLRAGRDAGQPLAALFKSERIFDNKRQQALGRALERLSQSGLRAALMHAARIDRMIKGLVAGDVWDEFLQLALRLARR; encoded by the coding sequence GTGAACCTGAGGCCAGACCAGCTCGCGAGCCAGCTCGACAAGCCACTGGCGCCACTGTGGGTGCTTTTCGGCAACGAGCCCCTGTTGGTGCTCGAGGCCGGCGATGCAATCCGGGCAAGCGCCAGGCGGCAGGGCTTCTCCGAACGTGAAACGCTGGTCGTCGGCCAGGGTTTCCGCTGGGAAAGCCTGACCATGGCGGCCGGCAACATGTCGCTGTTCGGCGGCGAAAAGCTGGTCGACCTGCGCATTCCCACAGGCAAGCCCGGCCGCGAAGGCGGGGACGCACTGCAACGCTACCTCGCCCACTTGCCTGCGGGCGTGCTCACCCTGATCACGCTCCCCGAACTCGACTGGCAGACGCGCAAGACGGCCTGGTTCAAGGCGCTCGGCGAGCACGGCATCATCATCGAGCTCAATGCGCCCGAGCGCGAACGCCTCCCTGCCTGGATCGCGCATCGCCTTGCCGCCCAGCAGCAGTCTGCCGACCCCGAAGCACTGAGCTTCATCGCGGACCACGTCGAAGGCAACCTGCTTGCGGCCCACCAGGAGATCCGCAAGCTCGGTCTGCTGCATCCGGAAGGCAAACTCAGCCTCGAACAGATTCAGGACGCCGTGCTCAACGTTGCCCGCTACGACATCGACAAGCTGCGTCAGGCGGTGCTCGAAGGCGACCCTGCACGTTGTGCGCGACTCCTCGAAGGACTCAAGGGAGAAGGTGCTGCCCCTCCGCTGATCCTGTGGGCGCTCGCCAACGAAACCCGCAGTCTCGCCAGTCTGCGCGCCGGGCGCGATGCAGGGCAGCCACTCGCCGCGCTGTTCAAGAGCGAGCGCATCTTCGACAACAAGCGTCAGCAGGCGCTGGGTCGTGCGCTGGAGCGCCTGAGCCAGTCCGGGCTGCGCGCCGCGCTGATGCACGCAGCGCGCATCGATCGCATGATCAAGGGGCTGGTCGCCGGCGATGTCTGGGACGAGTTTCTGCAACTGGCACTGCGACTCGCCCGCCGATAA
- the lptE gene encoding LPS assembly lipoprotein LptE produces the protein MHSNTARRRLLKAGAALAASAMLAGCGFHLRGPQPLAFSTLHVSVSEFSDLGSAIRRKVENSGTTTVTENAGKAEARLQILANERGREILSLTSSGTVREYQLTQRIRFRLIDNKNVELIPPTNISGQREYTFDDEEVLGKEQEEALLYRDMQADLVQQIMRRLAAYRRPQ, from the coding sequence ATGCACTCCAATACTGCCCGCCGCCGCCTGCTCAAAGCAGGCGCGGCACTCGCAGCCTCGGCCATGCTTGCCGGCTGCGGCTTCCATCTGCGCGGGCCTCAACCCCTTGCCTTCTCCACCCTGCATGTCAGTGTCAGCGAGTTCTCCGACCTTGGCTCGGCGATTCGCCGCAAGGTGGAAAACAGCGGTACCACAACGGTCACCGAAAATGCAGGCAAGGCGGAGGCCAGACTTCAGATTCTTGCAAACGAGCGTGGCCGGGAAATCCTCAGCCTCACGAGCTCCGGTACGGTGCGCGAGTACCAGCTCACCCAGCGCATCCGTTTCCGCCTCATCGACAACAAGAACGTCGAGCTGATCCCGCCAACGAACATCTCGGGACAGCGCGAGTACACCTTCGACGATGAAGAGGTGCTAGGCAAGGAGCAGGAAGAAGCGCTGCTCTATCGCGACATGCAGGCCGACCTCGTGCAGCAGATCATGCGCCGCCTGGCGGCCTATCGCCGGCCACAGTGA
- the leuS gene encoding leucine--tRNA ligase — protein sequence MQDKYQPAAVETAAQQHWDATSAFRVSEDASRPKYYCLSMFPYPSGKLHMGHVRNYTIGDVLARFHRMRGYNVLQPMGWDAFGMPAENAAIQNNVPPAKWTYANIDYMKTQLKRLGFAIDWSREIATCTPEYYRWEQWLFTRLYEKGLIYKRLGTVNWDPVDDTVLANEQVIDGRGWRSGALVEKREIPMYYMKITAYADELLEALDGLSGWPEQVKLMQKNWIGRSEGVEVHFPYDLSTVGASGVLKVFTTRADTLMGATYVAVAAEHPLATQAAAGNAELAAFIEECKRGGVAEADLATMEKKGMPTGLRVVHPITGEYLPVWVANYVLMGYGEGAVMAVPAHDERDFAFATRYKLPITMVVRSTRDAYEQTVSPWIDAYAEQGRLVNSGKYDGLHFQDAVDAISADLEAKGLGSKRIQYRLRDWGISRQRYWGCPIPMIHCDDCGDVPVPDEQLPVVLPENVEVTGRGSPLAKMASFYECSCPKCGKPAKRETDTMDTFVESSWYFLRYACADSNTAMVDERVNYWAPVDQYIGGIEHAILHLLYSRFFTRAMRDCGLVNVSEPFANLLTQGMVVAETYYRDLDGGKKQWINPADVTVERDERGRIVAAKLTSDGLPVVIGGVEKMAKSKNNGVDPQALVDQYGADTARLFTMFAAPPDQQLEWSDSGVEGASRFLRRVWNLGHVFGSEMRAALPAARQLAAGKLPADLADVRREIHTHLKQANYDFGKHQFNTVVSAAMKILNALEKAPRDNAAAHAELTEEGLSILLRLLSPITPHIAHALWTDCGFGEDILASSWPEPLEAALKQDEIELMVQVNGKLRGSIKVAAEASKAEIEALGLASEAAQKFMEGKPPKKVVVVPGRLINIVV from the coding sequence ATGCAGGACAAATACCAGCCCGCCGCCGTCGAAACGGCCGCCCAGCAGCACTGGGACGCCACCTCGGCCTTCCGTGTATCCGAAGACGCCAGCCGTCCCAAATACTACTGCCTGTCGATGTTCCCGTACCCGTCGGGCAAGCTGCACATGGGACATGTGCGCAACTACACGATTGGCGACGTACTGGCGCGCTTTCATCGCATGCGCGGTTACAACGTGCTCCAGCCCATGGGCTGGGACGCCTTCGGCATGCCCGCCGAGAACGCGGCCATCCAGAACAACGTCCCGCCGGCGAAGTGGACCTACGCCAACATCGATTACATGAAGACCCAGCTCAAGCGCCTGGGCTTTGCCATCGACTGGTCACGCGAGATCGCCACCTGCACGCCGGAGTACTACCGCTGGGAGCAGTGGCTGTTCACCCGCCTCTACGAAAAAGGCCTGATCTACAAACGACTTGGCACGGTGAACTGGGACCCGGTCGACGACACCGTGCTCGCCAACGAGCAGGTCATCGACGGCCGCGGCTGGCGCTCAGGCGCACTCGTCGAGAAGCGCGAGATCCCCATGTACTACATGAAGATCACCGCCTACGCCGACGAACTGCTTGAAGCGCTGGATGGCCTGTCCGGCTGGCCGGAGCAGGTCAAGCTGATGCAGAAAAACTGGATCGGCCGCTCGGAAGGGGTCGAGGTGCACTTCCCCTACGACCTCTCGACCGTTGGCGCATCAGGCGTACTCAAGGTGTTCACCACCCGCGCCGACACGCTGATGGGCGCAACCTACGTCGCCGTCGCTGCCGAACACCCCCTCGCCACCCAGGCGGCTGCAGGCAACGCCGAACTGGCTGCCTTCATCGAAGAATGCAAGCGCGGCGGCGTCGCCGAAGCTGATCTGGCAACGATGGAAAAGAAAGGCATGCCCACCGGCCTGCGCGTGGTGCATCCGATCACCGGCGAATACCTGCCGGTGTGGGTCGCCAACTACGTGCTGATGGGCTACGGTGAGGGCGCTGTGATGGCGGTTCCCGCCCACGACGAGCGCGACTTCGCCTTCGCCACCCGCTACAAACTGCCGATCACGATGGTGGTGCGCTCCACCCGCGACGCCTACGAGCAGACCGTTTCACCGTGGATCGACGCCTACGCCGAACAAGGCCGGCTGGTCAATTCCGGCAAGTACGATGGACTGCACTTCCAGGATGCAGTCGATGCGATCTCTGCCGACCTCGAAGCCAAGGGACTGGGCAGTAAGCGTATCCAGTATCGCCTGCGTGACTGGGGCATTTCGCGCCAGCGCTACTGGGGCTGCCCGATCCCGATGATCCACTGCGACGACTGCGGCGACGTGCCAGTGCCGGACGAGCAGTTGCCGGTGGTGCTGCCCGAGAACGTCGAGGTGACCGGTCGCGGTTCGCCGCTGGCCAAGATGGCGTCCTTCTACGAATGCAGCTGTCCCAAGTGCGGCAAGCCGGCCAAGCGCGAAACCGACACCATGGACACTTTTGTCGAGTCGTCCTGGTACTTCCTGCGCTACGCCTGTGCCGACAGCAACACTGCAATGGTCGACGAGCGCGTCAATTACTGGGCCCCGGTGGACCAGTACATCGGCGGCATCGAGCACGCCATCCTGCACCTGCTGTATTCGCGCTTTTTTACCCGCGCCATGCGCGATTGCGGCCTGGTCAATGTGTCCGAGCCCTTCGCCAACCTGCTCACGCAGGGCATGGTGGTTGCCGAAACCTATTACCGCGACCTCGACGGCGGCAAGAAGCAGTGGATCAACCCGGCTGACGTCACTGTCGAGCGTGACGAGCGCGGTCGCATCGTGGCCGCCAAGCTCACCAGCGACGGCCTGCCGGTCGTGATCGGCGGCGTCGAGAAGATGGCGAAGTCGAAGAACAACGGTGTCGACCCCCAGGCGCTGGTGGATCAGTACGGCGCGGATACCGCACGTCTGTTCACCATGTTCGCCGCCCCGCCCGATCAGCAGCTGGAATGGTCCGACTCCGGCGTTGAGGGCGCGTCGCGCTTCCTGCGCCGGGTGTGGAACCTCGGCCATGTCTTCGGCAGCGAGATGCGCGCTGCACTGCCCGCTGCACGCCAGCTGGCTGCAGGCAAGCTGCCGGCCGATCTTGCCGACGTGCGCCGCGAGATTCACACCCATCTGAAACAGGCCAACTACGACTTCGGCAAGCACCAGTTCAATACCGTGGTGTCGGCCGCAATGAAGATCCTCAACGCGCTCGAAAAGGCGCCGCGTGACAACGCCGCAGCCCACGCCGAACTGACCGAAGAGGGGCTTTCCATCCTGTTGCGCCTGCTGTCGCCGATCACCCCGCATATCGCACATGCGCTGTGGACGGACTGCGGCTTCGGTGAAGACATCCTCGCTTCAAGCTGGCCCGAGCCCCTCGAGGCCGCGCTCAAGCAGGACGAAATCGAGCTGATGGTGCAGGTCAATGGCAAGCTGCGCGGCAGCATCAAGGTTGCTGCAGAGGCCAGCAAGGCCGAGATCGAAGCGCTCGGACTGGCTTCCGAAGCCGCACAGAAGTTCATGGAAGGGAAGCCGCCGAAGAAAGTCGTCGTCGTTCCCGGCCGTCTGATCAACATCGTGGTCTGA